The nucleotide sequence attgaaaaagtactataaataaataaaatccatCATAATAATGATAGATGGTTTTAATGCATCAGTaatatatatcgctccttggaaattacaaggggtcaactcaatctgagccatttttcaggagacagcatcaaagattcaactttgtataaataattatctcaattaagtatgttaataaaaataatttaattcatttctatttgtatgagcattattataaacatcgaaacatacatatttttaccttttaaaatatgtttttttatgagttagttctttgtcattctaaatgatgcgcaaattttcatgaaattagaatgacaagggatcaacttgcttgagttagttccttgtttcacaaaaatttgaacgataaatctattttgtgccccttgacttcaaacaaaaccgcgcaagcaatcataaagagtaaaattttgaaaaacttttctaataacgaaatttattgactcataccatctgaaattttattaaattctctgtctcagtgcattaaaacctcaaaatcgccaaaaagtgagttggtcccttgtaatttccaaggagcgatataatgAGTAACACAAGAGAGGGAAATTAGTACGTTGTAGTATTTTAGCGACCATCGCCGCCTTAGCGTAGAAGATCAACCGGTTCGTATCTTTAAACAAAAAACTTAGCTTTTGTCAAATTTAACAGATTTATTTAACTGTTTTATGTGGAGCTATGAGGCAAAATtgaacatatcctatggctaaagcataggatatgttcaATTTTGCTTCTGAGCTCCACTTATAAGGtctatatttagattttttttcaaatacacGGAGTTCagcatttgaaagaaaatttcaggATTCTAAAAAAAAGCCCTCGAATTTACTCCTATGGAACAGGaaaattgcatacccgcaggagctatctttgaaataatttatgaaagtACCGTTCCATgatgtcttaaaaaaaaaacatgttcggCACCGATTTTtcagcaataaaattatttattatttctgaGATAATTATTCTTTTCACCTCAAGAAGTATAATATTCcacaatttttgcaataaaatgtgGTGATTCGAAATAACCGTCTCTGAAGCAGCCATTAAATAGCGGGTGTGAGATTCCGCTTACTCGAGACAAATTTTGATAACTTTGGTTAATCGCCGGTACGATCGCTAGTGCGGCTAGCGATTAATGACCcttaaaaaaggaagaagaagaaaaattgcggaattgCAGAACGAAGTTTTACTGAGAAGCTGGcgaaagagttactcagtgattatggagtaattaaataatgggacaagaacattAAGCAtcgttcttcttttttttttacctcagAAAACATGTGAAGAccatcacattttgacactgcTTGAGCACTTCGGAATTCAAACAGGATGTACTtgagccaccttgcgaaagtatcaagaagtaagagtAATGTCctggatacacttacgactaaagtccagagacgactaaggtcgttcatagccaagtcagttcctgacacacaaggcttaacattttctggcacttaCAAAATTTTCGTGggttttttatgcagatatttttactgaaatacactagtagtcctttgaaagtgaaactacttttaaatttacttcacaattcaagtataacaacaagaattaatcattagaatcgcctaaattggcttaagtcgcgagttagcttccacctcacaaatagttgtaattaacaataattattgggcGTGTAGTGAGACATGATATTTCAAATAGTTGCATTTTCAGatgagtattagtgcatttaagtagaaatatctgcataaaaacccaggaaagttatgttttgtggtgctatgcctcatttgtagtgtgtcaggaactgacttggctatgaactagcttagtcgtctctggactttagttgtaagtgtgtccagggtaTAAGAATGTCTCTTTGTTTGGcttcaaatagatcttcgaatgaTAAGAATGGTTCAAATGGTAGAGtacttgctctatgatgcaagtgtcccgggttcgaatcccctttaggtgaccaggaatttttctggcattaaaggtgttcgaattgcatccagtgagcttaaTTCTCCTTGCGGAAAGGGCTAAGTTCCTCTATAGAACGtcgtgccaccattattatcccggccggaacaaatgttatacaatattagataaatattaCATACTAATAGGGAGAGTAGGCCTACTATAGTCGGGATAGTAGGCCGATTGTAGGCCTACCCTCCATATAAAAGACTGTGTCGTTTTACTAGTGGAAGAGACTTTTTTGTATCATTAGTGTTAGTGTGGAACACGTATACATGTGACCTACGAATAAGCAATTAATATAACATTTTCGTATACAGAAAATATATATGCTTGTAATTAATTATAATGTTCTTAAATACAAACAATATGTGAAAACTCagaaaaatcagtcaaaaatacattttttttttttagaaattctcttatttttatttcagtCATTTTTGTTGCACTTCATAGACAGTTTGATAATCATATAATATCGcttgataaataaatttaattctaaCTTCATATCATAAATTCATCAACGTatcgatttcttttttttttgtcagactTACATTAGTGACTTTTTATGCTGCTGCTTCTGGTTAAATCCAGACTtaacctaaagtaaaatcattgTATCCCAGCGGGTCTTCATCGGGATCTTCATCGGGATCTTCATTTTGCTCAATTAGTGGCTCCCGTGTCATCTTCTTCTTTGCTCGACTTTGTTTTGCGTGCGTACGGTTGTGGGAGAGATTAAGTTCTTCTCTCATTTTCCTATCAAACTCTGCATAGTTCATACCAGAGGTCtctgaaaaatcaaattattttcagATTATTCTTCATAGTAGTACTGTATAGACTATAAACATACTCTTCCAAACTTGAAAGAATTTTTGATCTCTGAGAGATATTTTCTTCTTTGCTCCAGAAAAGTTCATTTCGAAAATTAGATCATCAGTGGCGATGTCCTTTAGAGTTGAATTGCGTGCAATTTCGAtctataatttaaaaacaaaacactCTATCGTTTCTATTACAAGAGTCAACAATAATTACTTACAAATCCTTGTTTCGCGAGACTTCTGTTTTTAATCAAGTTATTAAATTCCTTGAGTTCTTTTGCTGATTTTAATGGCAGCATGTTAAGCACAGaatctttaatattttcacGGTTGTTTTGAATCTTGGTCGATTTATGAAGTTTTTTGAGCAGATCATATGTTTTCACCAACAGAGAATGCACATCCGAAATACTTATGTCTTGTCTGTTCTCATTttctgaaattaaataaaaaaaattatagaaatttaaatAGTTAATCTAGAAAACAACCTACCCCTCTCTTCTGATTCACTTTCCAGAACTTCCTCTATCAGAAGATCGTCTTCGTAATTTTCCATATCGTTCATCTTTGACAATTTTCCTAGCATTAATAACAAAGTAAGTTGCATTTGAAGATAAAAGCATTAGGAATCGTGAATTAAAGGCAAAACAATGAAAGCATCCTGGAACGGTACTCTGACCATTTTGTGTGTAATATcttgtattgaaaaaaaatcagtttcttCGTTTAAATCTTTCACGAGGAATATTCCCAGATCAGAAGACTTCAAAGGAGTCTCGAAgaaattttgaggatttttatAAGAAAGTCCAAAAACACCCAACTTATTCTTGTTTTCACCAAAACCAGTTATTAATATGATTTTGCCTCCTTTGACTCTGCAGCAACCGTCTTTTTTATTTGCCTTGTATTGAACGTTATTATAAAAACAAGAGCGGTATGCAAAGGAACACCCAATGAACTTCTCATTTTTGAACTTTCCTGAGAGCTCAGGGATATTTGTAACTCTTGATCCAATAGTGCTTTTCAGATATTTTTCTTCTTGCATGCGTTTCACAATTTGAGGCAAGATTGGAGCGGAAACTGCAATTTTACTCTTAAGAGtttgcatgaaattttcatatggAAAAGCAGAAAATGCCTCCAGGGGTCCATATACCCTTACACATGCAGTTAAGTGAAGCATATT is from Phlebotomus papatasi isolate M1 chromosome 1, Ppap_2.1, whole genome shotgun sequence and encodes:
- the LOC129799200 gene encoding uncharacterized protein LOC129799200 yields the protein MQLTLLLMLGKLSKMNDMENYEDDLLIEEVLESESEERENENRQDISISDVHSLLVKTYDLLKKLHKSTKIQNNRENIKDSVLNMLPLKSAKELKEFNNLIKNRSLAKQGFIEIARNSTLKDIATDDLIFEMNFSGAKKKISLRDQKFFQVWKKTSGMNYAEFDRKMREELNLSHNRTHAKQSRAKKKMTREPLIEQNEDPDEDPDEDPLGYNDFTLG